The Streptomyces sp. HUAS MG91 sequence GATCAACTGGACGCGGGTGAGCGCGGAGCGGGCGGTGATCCGCGCCTCGTACGACGTGAACCGGGAGGCGTCCACGATCGCGTCCGGCGCGTTCTCGTGCGACCGGAACCAGCGGTCGTTCTGGCTGCGCCGGTAGTCGAGCAGCGCCCCCGCGAACGCGCTGTAACTGGAGATCCGTTCCTGCCGCATCTGCTCGGCCCGCGCCAGCTCCGCGCCGCGCACGGTCGCCCGCCCCTGGAAGAAGTGCGTGACCACCGAGCCGAGCAGGGTGCCGAGCACCGCTATCAGAGCCGCGTCCACCGTTTCGTACTCCTCCGCCCGTACGCCGACCGCCGGGGGCAGGTTACGCCTCCGGTGCCGTCGCGGGTCCGGGGACGAGCGACATGCCGCGTCCCGCGAAGAACTCCGCGAACCGCTCCACCGGCAGCGACGCGGTGCGGGTCGCCGCGTCCGTGCCCGAGGGGTTGTGGAAGTGGTAGCCCGAACCGTCCGCCGTACGGGCGGTGACCAGGACCAGATGGCCGCCCCGGCCGGGCGACGGTTCGTGCGGGCGGCGGATCGCGTAGTGGACGGAGGCGACGACCAGCCGGCCCGCGTCGAGGAGCGCGCCGATGCCGCCCGCCGTCAGCTCCCGGTGCACCTCCGCCGCCATGCCGTGGGTCCGGCGCAGGTACGCCACGGCCGGCGCGTAGATCATGCCGTGGATGTCGCCGTCCGCATCCACCGTGTACGCGCCGAACTTCACTGCCCCGTCGCGCAGTTCGAAGAGGGACGGCGCCCCGGCGCCGAGTGCCATCCGCAGACAGGTCGCCCCGCACAGGTGCCCGCACCAGCGTGCGTAGTCCTCGACCGTCGCCGCTCCCGAGTCGGCCCACGCGGGGTCCAGGGCCCGGTCGAACCCCTCGTTCACGATGGGCCCGACGAGGTCCGGCGAGGCGAACTGGGTGTGACTCGGATACGGGCAGGCGGTGCAGGAGGTCACTGACGGTATCCGCTCAGGAAGCGCCCGATCCGGCTGATCGCGGCGTCGAGATCATCAGCGTAGGGGAGGGTGAGGATCCGGAAGTGGTCGGGGCGCGGCCAGTTGAAGCCCGTGCCCTGCACCACCTGGATCTTCTCGCGCAGCAGCAGATCGAGGACGAACCTCTCGTCGTCGACGAGGGGATGCACCTTCGGGTCCAGGCGCGGGAACGCGTACAGCGAGCCCTTCGGCTTGACGCAGCTGACCCCCGGGATCTCGTTGAGCTTCTCCCACGCCTTGTCGCGCTGTTCGCGCAACCGGCCGCCGGGCGCGGTGAGTTCGTGGATCGACTGGCGGCCGCCGAGCGCGGCCTGGATGGCGTACTGGGCCGGCGCGTTCGGGCACAGGCGCATGGAGGCCAGCATCGTCAGGCCCTCCAGATAGTTCTTCGCGTGCTGCTTCGGGCCCGTGATCACCAGCCAGCCGGAGCGGAAGCCCGCCACGCGGTACGTCTTCGACAGCCCGCAGAAGGTGAGGACCACCAGGTCGGGGGCGAGGGCGGCGGCGCTGTGGTGGACGGCGTCGTCGTACAGGATCTGGTCGTAGATCTCGTCCGCGAAGACCATGAGGCCGTGGCGGCGGGCGAGGCCGAGGATGCCCTCGACGATCTCCTTGGGGTAGACGGCGCCGGTGGGGTTGTTGGGGTTGATGATCACGACCGCCTTGGTGCGGTCGGTGATCTTCGCCTCCATGTCGGCCAGATCCGGGTACCACTCGGCCTGTTCGTCGCACAGGTAGTGGACGGCCTTGCCGCCGGAGAGCGTCGTGACCGCTGTCCACAGCGGGAAGTCCGGTGCGGGGATGAGGACTTCGTCGCCGTCCTCGATCAGCGCCTGTACGGCCATGGAGACCAGCTCCGACACGCCGTTGCCCAGGAAGACGTCCTCGACGTCGACCTCCAGGCCGAGCGTCTGGTAGCGCTGGG is a genomic window containing:
- a CDS encoding peptidase, producing MTSCTACPYPSHTQFASPDLVGPIVNEGFDRALDPAWADSGAATVEDYARWCGHLCGATCLRMALGAGAPSLFELRDGAVKFGAYTVDADGDIHGMIYAPAVAYLRRTHGMAAEVHRELTAGGIGALLDAGRLVVASVHYAIRRPHEPSPGRGGHLVLVTARTADGSGYHFHNPSGTDAATRTASLPVERFAEFFAGRGMSLVPGPATAPEA
- a CDS encoding pyridoxal phosphate-dependent aminotransferase; translation: MEFRQSSKLSEVCYEIRGPVIEHANALEEAGHSVLRLNTGNPALFGFEAPEEIVQDMIRMLPQAHGYTDSRGILSARRAVAQRYQTLGLEVDVEDVFLGNGVSELVSMAVQALIEDGDEVLIPAPDFPLWTAVTTLSGGKAVHYLCDEQAEWYPDLADMEAKITDRTKAVVIINPNNPTGAVYPKEIVEGILGLARRHGLMVFADEIYDQILYDDAVHHSAAALAPDLVVLTFCGLSKTYRVAGFRSGWLVITGPKQHAKNYLEGLTMLASMRLCPNAPAQYAIQAALGGRQSIHELTAPGGRLREQRDKAWEKLNEIPGVSCVKPKGSLYAFPRLDPKVHPLVDDERFVLDLLLREKIQVVQGTGFNWPRPDHFRILTLPYADDLDAAISRIGRFLSGYRQ